One window of the Torulaspora delbrueckii CBS 1146 chromosome 6, complete genome genome contains the following:
- the RIM8 gene encoding Rim8p (similar to Saccharomyces cerevisiae RIM8 (YGL045W); ancestral locus Anc_4.62) — MSLLSVFKKERDSLIPRRKSHGAATGSSSGLLNNNVVRQLIIELKEPHRIWKPDEYVVGEAILVLKKDTTNLALRLRMVSEIRVKTSGSTTVKKSRGERLFERSTLLYGEDYSEDQDKDKGKITNGLTKGEHRFPFRMKVRSGRKVFSSLEFERGSIRHYLQCQVENMGPKQEEKPVSCCEQAFFVIVPVDVATLPKQKTRRVVLQSASTVRQVPKGLGDGSSSFLTRTTNKSSNSNSSSGSNSELNAVDKTVTISVNISHSGYSIGEIIPINVSVQHYKSFCHPAGLIVTLSRICRVGSGGKDEPMETFRKDICQSVSPLYVDPTTFHSNSTVYLKVPIDAFSTFTSLSKYFTFQYYVEVVVNLSQKNIVFTESNRAIGVPSDTALSSSEPGKTNIEGNINQIQRKFLNMVGNDASVADDNDIESNIFYRDMVNVQKLKRQNNVTGMSVETIIGTTRSQSKCQTIEVEQTAQVINELPESPLTPITPSAKSVINDWLMPAYADVNYPPVPQYTPNSEVHIIEDKKELEHSRLKQLESDPPTDY; from the coding sequence ATGTCACTTCTGAGCGTTTTCAAGAAGGAGCGTGATTCACTGATTCCTCGAAGGAAGAGTCATGGTGCGGCAACAGGTAGCAGTAGTGGATTGCTTAACAATAACGTGGTACGACAACTGATCATCGAGTTGAAGGAGCCTCATAGGATATGGAAACCTGACGAATATGTGGTTGGGGAAGCTATtttggttttgaagaaggataCTACGAATTTAGCCCTGAGATTGAGAATGGTGAGTGAAATTAGGGTGAAAACTAGCGGTAGTACCacagtgaagaagagcagAGGCGAGAGgttgtttgaaagatctacTCTCTTGTATGGCGAAGATTATTCGGAAGACCAGGATAAGGATAAGGGTAAGATTACGAATGGTCTAACGAAAGGTGAACATAGGTTCCCATTTAGGATGAAAGTTCGCTCTGGTAGAAAAGTTTTCAGTTCACTAGAGTTCGAAAGAGGTTCTATTCGCCATTATTTACAGTGTCAGGTTGAAAATATGGGCCCCAAGCAGGAAGAAAAACCTGTTTCATGTTGTGAGCAGGCTTTCTTTGTTATAGTACCGGTAGATGTAGCTACGCTGCCGAAACagaaaacaagaagagtcGTCTTACAGTCTGCTTCGACTGTACGGCAAGTCCCCAAGGGTCTCGGGGACggatcatcatcttttctcACTAGAACTACGAATAAATCGTCTAactcaaactcttcaagtgGTTCCAATTCTGAGCTCAACGCAGTAGACAAGACCGTCACCATCTCGGTCAATATATCACATTCAGGTTACTCAATCGGGGAGATAATACCGATAAATGTGTCTGTTCAGCATTATAAGAGTTTTTGTCATCCAGCTGGTCTGATTGTTACTCTGAGTCGAATATGTAGGGTTGGCAGTGGTGGTAAGGACGAGCCCATGGAGACTTTTAGAAAAGATATTTGTCAAAGTGTTTCACCACTTTATGTCGATCCAACAACTTTCCATAGCAACTCTACGGTGTATTTGAAGGTACCAATCGACGCTTTTTCCACATTCACTAGTCTATCCAAATACTTTACTTTCCAATACTACGTTGAGGTTGTGGTCAACCTTTCTCAAAAAAATATAGTCTTCACAGAGTCGAATAGGGCAATTGGAGTCCCAAGTGATACCGCTCTCAGCTCGAGTGAACCGGGCAAGACCAATATCGAGGGAAATATAAATCAAATACAAAGGAAATTTTTAAACATGGTAGGCAACGATGCTTCAGTAGCCGATGACAACGACATAGAGTCGAATATTTTTTACAGGGATATGGTCAACGTACAGAAGCTCAAGAGGCAGAATAACGTCACAGGAATGTCAGTCGAGACGATTATCGGCACCACAAGGTCACAAAGCAAATGTCAAACGATTGAAGTCGAACAAACTGCACAAGTCATTAACGAACTACCAGAGTCACCACTGACTCCAATTACACCTTCTGCAAAAAGTGTTATCAATGACTGGCTCATGCCCGCTTATGCGGATGTAAACTATCCACCGGTGCCCCAGTACACTCCCAACAGTGAAGTTCACATTATAGAggacaagaaagagctGGAACATTCGAGACTGAAGCAACTGGAGAGTGACCCACCTACCGATTATTGA
- the NSR1 gene encoding Nsr1p (similar to Saccharomyces cerevisiae NSR1 (YGR159C); ancestral locus Anc_4.61) produces MAKSTTKKDTKKAVQPKKEEKKAVKPVESSDSSDSDSSSSDSDSSSSSSSSSSSSSSSSDSESSSSDSESSSSNEEEEKKETKKETKKEAKKEASSSSSSSSSSSSSDSDSSSDEEAEEKVEEKAEKTSSSSSDSSDDDSSDSSSSSSNDEEEEEEEKKSSKRKADDSEESESDSKKQKVELSGEPATIFVGRLSWSIDDEWLKNEFDHIGGVVSARVIYERGTDRSRGYGYVDFEDKSYAEKAVKEMHGKEIDGRPINCDLSTSKPAGNPRDDRAKKFGDLPSEPSETLFLGNLSFNADRDNIYEMFSKFGEIVSVRIPTHPETEQPKGFGYVQYGNVDDAKKALDALQGEYIDNRPVRLDYSTPRPNNDNGSRGGRGGGFRGGRGGRGGDRGGRGGNRGGRGGSFRPSGSGANTAPLGRGRDTASFQGQKKTFD; encoded by the coding sequence ATGGCAAAGTCTACTACTAAGAAAGATACCAAGAAGGCTGTCCagccaaagaaggaagaaaagaaagcTGTGAAGCCAGTTGAGTCCTCTGATTCTTCTGACAGcgattcttcttcatctgatagtgattcttcttcatcatcttcatcttcttcatcttcatcatcttcttcttctgacaGCGAATCTTCGTCTTCTGACAGTGAATCTAGCTCATCtaacgaagaagaggagaagaaagagactaagaaagagaccaagaaggaagctAAGAAggaagcttcttcatcttctagcagctcttcttcatcatcttctaGTGActctgattcttcttctgatgaagaagctgaagagaaggttgaagaaaaggcTGAAAAAACCTCTTCCAGCTCTTCTGACTCAAGTGACGACGATTCCTCCGACTCTTCTTCCAGCTCATCTaacgacgaagaagaagaagaagaagagaagaaatctagCAAGCGTAAGGCCGATGATTCTGAAGAGAGTGAATCTGACTCCAAGAAGCAAAAGGTTGAATTGAGCGGTGAGCCAGCTACTATCTTCGTCGGTAGACTTTCATGGTCCATCGATGACGAATGGTTGAAgaatgaatttgaccacATTGGTGGTGTTGTCAGCGCAAGAGTCATCTACGAGAGAGGAACCGACAGATCTCGTGGTTACGGTTACGTTGATTTCGAAGACAAATCATACGCTGAAAAGGCCGTTAAGGAAATGCACGGTAAAGAGATCGATGGTAGACCAATCAACTGTGACTTATCTACGAGTAAGCCAGCTGGTAACCCAAGAGATGACCGTGCCAAGAAATTCGGTGACCTTCCATCTGAACCATCCGAGACTTTGTTCTTAGGTAACTTGTCCTTCAACGCCGACAGAGACAACATTTACGAGATGTTCAGCAAATTCGGTGAAATTGTCTCTGTTCGTATCCCAACCCACCCAGAGACCGAACAACCAAAGGGTTTCGGTTATGTGCAATATGGTAACGTTGATGATGCCAAGAAGGCTCTAGATGCTCTACAAGGTGAATACATCGATAACAGACCAGTCAGACTAGACTACTCTACTCCAAGACCAAACAACGACAACGGTAGCAGAGGCGGTAGAGGTGGTGGCTTCAGAGGTGGCAGAGGCGGCAGAGGTGGTGACAGAGGTGGCAGAGGTGGCAACAGAGGTGGAAGAGGCGGTAGCTTCAGACCTTCTGGTTCCGGTGCCAACACTGCTCCATTAGGTAGAGGTAGAGACACTGCCTCTTTCCAAGGTCAAAAGAAGACCTTCGATTAA
- the TDEL0F02920 gene encoding uncharacterized protein (ancestral locus Anc_4.60), which translates to MLVRSLACLSFILSVVSAYPPTTTISLTVTDTSYYCPCSSETASASCTECTVSTSESSSVTTTSTSQECTECKTSTETRCTECIKSESETSSFTHGSSSTTTSTICTECTKSESKPSSSTTSSSTTKSSSTISTSEGTSSASTFESSPTPSSTTSETTSESLSTTSSTSYSTSHKPSTTSSFSGSTSYGPSSSYSTSEISSPSSLTTSSSSGSTTHSSSSISETTSSSGSTFKSSSSFSSSSTSSTSETAPPISSTTLTIESTSQSSSAISSTTESSTQSSATSSTSESTPSGSSVISSTSYTSSHGSSSTSTSATPSSSAQSSSIAGITSSECTTCREVSTPVITSETSTVSSTTTETTCPTCSTIPSYTTGVCSDYTTTVTKEQSSLVTVTETLVPGSQNTVTKTEITTYTAEVNRSGSTCQVITVTESLTVTETSTATVSNTGCNAASVITSTESCQNPVTTRTDITTSTIIISSTTVVPIESTVVKEICTETASTLVSFVTTETPVFPTTIDFTNVVLTTSDVLITKTTQSFITVVQSLTTNIQITSAGPTPNVSSSTLAASGSLPSTVPTITYAGEAISNKLSFMILLPLFLLF; encoded by the coding sequence ATGCTGGTGAGGTCTTTAGCCTGTCTTTCGTTCATTTTATCGGTAGTATCTGCGTATCCGCCAACCACGACAATCAGTCTAACGGTCACTGATACATCCTATTACTGTCCCTGTTCATCTGAGACAGCATCTGCTTCATGCACGGAATGTACTGTTTCCACCTCTGAAAGTTCATCCGTTACTACCACTTCCACGTCTCAGGAATGCACCGAATGCAAAACCTCTACTGAGACTAGGTGCACTGAGTGTATTAAATCTGAGAGCGAGACAAGTAGCTTCACTCATGGAAGCTCATCGACAACAACATCGACTATATGCACAGAATGTACGAAATCTGAGAGCAAGCCGTCAAGTAGTACTACAAGCTCGAGTACAACCAAGAGTTCTTCGACCATCTCGACAAGTGAAGGTACAAGTAGTGCCAGTACGTTCGAGAGCTCACCCACTCCAAGCTCTACCACTAGCGAAACTACGTCCGAAAGTTTATCGACAACCTCCAGCACTAGCTATTCTACGTCGCATAAGCCATCTACGACTTCTAGCTTCAGTGGATCTACATCATATGGgccttcttcatcttaTAGCACCagtgaaatttcatctcCGAGTTCATTGACTACTTCAAGCAGTAGTGGATCCACAACTCACAGCTCGTCCAGCATCAGTGAGACTACTTCGAGCAGCGGATCTACATTTAAAAGTTCATCCTCGTTTTCAAGCAGCAGTACCTCCAGTACCAGTGAGACAGCACCTCCCATTTCTTCTACTACTCTCACTATTGAATCAACTTCTCAAAGCTCCTCTGCGATATCTAGCACTACTGAGAGCTCAACTCAGAGTTCAGCGACTTCCAGTACCAGTGAAAGTACACCTTCAGGTTCTTCCGTGATTTCCAGCACTAGTTATACCTCATCACAtggttcatcttcaacttcgaCCAGTGCAACTCCAAGTTCGTCGGCTCAAAGCTCATCCATCGCCGGGATAACTTCTTCCGAATGTACGACTTGCCGAGAAGTATCCACTCCTGTGATCACTTCTGAAACATCTACTGTATCCAGCACTACCACTGAAACTACCTGCCCCACTTGTTCCACAATTCCGAGCTACACTACTGGAGTTTGCAGTGACTATACCACAACTGTAACAAAAGAGCAGTCCTCACTCGTAACAGTAACAGAGACTCTCGTTCCTGGTTCACAAAACACTGTCACCAAGACCGAGATTACGACGTACACGGCTGAAGTCAATCGAAGTGGTAGCACCTGCCAGGTGATCACAGTCACGGAGAGCTTGACAGTCACAGAGACCAGTACAGCTACAGTTTCAAACACAGGGTGCAACGCAGCGAGTGTTATAACCTCGACAGAGAGTTGTCAGAATCCAGTTACGACACGCACAGATATCACTACATCAactatcatcatcagctCCACAACCGTTGTACCCATCGAATCAACTGTGGTCAAAGAGATATGCACTGAAACTGCATCAACCTTAGTTTCGTTCGTTACAACGGAAACACCAGTCTTCCCAACTACAATAGACTTTACCAATGTCGTTTTGACCACTTCGGACGTTCTAATCACTAAAACGACTCAGTCCTTTATCACAGTAGTTCAAAGTCTCACGACCAATATTCAAATCACCTCTGCTGGTCCAACTCCAAATGTATCCTCCTCTACTCTCGCAGCCTCAGGCTCCCTTCCCAGCACTGTACCAACCATAACTTACGCTGGAGAAGCTATCAGCAACAAGCTTTCGTTCATGATTCTACTACCTCTATTTCTGCTGTTCTAG
- the ATG36 gene encoding Atg36p (similar to Saccharomyces cerevisiae YJL185C; ancestral locus Anc_1.152), whose product MSFNNLMRRRASRSAIQATIAETNRNYPCDLGDEFEFESETQSLGGLEDVRVLNDPTGNTISESSKATANNTDVRTDELAILSTSSSTSESIPQSNQRQFLYSLTSNNSQRIDEWCMNSELSGLTEANMALNPSTTCSRVQDMVNSWGLDHDGIPPEALGKNVTILAAKPDNYSAGLLKGLSDEQVIIVKQLTKELLPLLRNSRRTHSVFTNRYRDIPSVFPQRDLILACSLRYNDSDSDVVTQSGLSESLATISLDDTRSNSSLTSISRLGWTLVPRLTENDLR is encoded by the coding sequence ATGTCCTTCAATAACCTTATGAGACGGAGGGCCTCACGTTCGGCCATTCAGGCCACGATAGCAGAGACAAACCGCAATTATCCTTGTGACCTGGGCGATGAGTTCGAATTTGAGTCTGAAACTCAAAGTTTAGGTGGTCTAGAGGATGTTAGAGTGCTGAATGACCCTACAGGTAATACTATCAGTGAAAGTTCTAAAGCTACTGCGAATAATACCGATGTGCGGACCGATGAACTGGCGATCCTATCAACTTCTAGCTCTACTTCGGAATCGATACCACAAAGCAATCAACGACAGTTTCTTTACTCATTGACTTCTAATAACTCACAAAGAATTGATGAATGGTGTATGAATAGCGAACTAAGTGGACTCACGGAAGCAAATATGGCTTTAAATCCCTCTACGACTTGTTCCAGAGTACAAGATATGGTCAATTCTTGGGGTTTGGATCATGATGGAATACCACCAGAGGCTCTAGGGAAGAATGTTACAATACTGGCAGCCAAACCAGATAATTATTCTGCAGGGTTGTTGAAAGGTCTCAGTGATGAACAAGTTATCATCGTTAAACAATTGACGAAAGAACTGTTGCCTTTGTTGAGGAATAGTCGTCGAACACATTCTGTGTTTACAAATCGATATAGAGATATTCCCTCTGTTTTCCCACAAAGAGATCTAATACTTGCTTGTTCTCTGCGATACAACGACTCGGATTCTGATGTCGTCACACAATCAGGCTTATCTGAAAGTCTTGCTACCATTAGCCTTGATGATACCCGTTCAAATTCGTCATTGACAAGTATTTCACGGTTGGGTTGGACTTTGGTCCCAAGGTTAACAGAGAATGATCTACGATAG
- the TDEL0F02940 gene encoding ferric reductase family protein, with translation MMISVVVLCWNLVVVAAAVRHDRLEVNAVQACASMLNKLSWDFEPGLNYFSTLCEYEPALGSWSICVSDVLDDSGLAVDEYFNKSFETVGSICSSFNVSLEQYTESLHNASRYLQPFDRHSTLHHPVSVDKTLRTRVVNAFHCFTGNLDRSDDYSVVLCAYVGIVLLICACFRFFDLTAINAYLFRYKFMNYIRGYVALPTLNGTHSAEYKSWWCLSGLLPSRLETCHIACFFLLNIVLLSTGYEVDHYNVLFDGKLVQLCRYVGDRSGILAIAHFPLIILFSTRSNFVECLTGFKYSTLIALHKWIGRIMVFDVLVHSIAYTAYALLTHSFLMSMGEWYFRFGVLATLVLVLLSFWSLGYIRKNHYEVFLYLHIFMAVAFFFSCWKHIQSIGWTNWIYISLAIWIFERLIRIIRILHFGVATANIQLIGKDLLRVTIPKKSQFMKWRALPGQYVFLHFMDPMIFWQSHPFTVIDSGDELVVVLRAKKGATNVVLKRVIEATQNSSDKFFTKMKVCVEGPYGTTSPLHLFNNVLFLCGGSGLPGPLAHAIELSKSLKHKVVIDMVIAVRSLDILEAYINELLELQRSQVHLQIFVTRSAPTAQYGSISSNIHEQAVVPRLKPFATFHVGRPDLQSLINNSLSQNGPLAILTCGPPVFVDKARDITASTIVKNPTRVIEYFEEYQCW, from the coding sequence atgatgatatctGTTGTGGTTCTGTGTTGGAACTTGGTAGTTGTTGCAGCAGCGGTTCGCCATGACAGGTTGGAAGTCAATGCGGTTCAAGCTTGTGCGAGTATGTTAAATAAGCTGTCATGGGATTTTGAACCTGGATTGAATTACTTCTCGACGTTGTGTGAATACGAACCGGCTTTGGGATCTTGGTCGATTTGCGTTAGTGATGTACTGGACGATAGCGGACTGGCGGTTGATGAATATTTTAacaaaagttttgaaactgTAGGAAGCATCTGTTCATCGTTCAATGTTTCGTTAGAACAGTATACTGAATCTTTGCACAATGCTTCGAGGTATTTGCAGCCTTTTGATCGACATTCGACccttcatcatccagtATCTGTCGACAAAACTTTGAGAACAAGGGTTGTGAATGCATTTCATTGTTTTACAGGCAATTTGGATCGCAGTGACGATTATTCTGTGGTTTTGTGTGCGTATGTGGGAATTGTTTTGCTTATATGCGCATGCTTTAGGTTCTTCGATCTTACAGCGATCAACGCTTACTTGTTTCGATACAAATTTATGAACTACATTAGAGGGTACGTTGCACTGCCGACTTTGAACGGCACCCATTCGGCAGAATACAAATCATGGTGGTGTTTGTCGGGCTTACTTCCTAGCAGGCTCGAAACTTGCCATATAGCTTGTTTCTTCCTACTAAACATTGTCCTCCTGTCAACTGGCTACGAAGTAGACCATTACAACGTACTCTTTGACGGAAAATTAGTTCAATTGTGTAGGTACGTTGGTGATCGTTCAGGGATCCTAGCTATCGCACATTTTCCTCTTATCATACTCTTCAGCACAAGAAGCAACTTTGTGGAGTGCTTGACCGGCTTCAAGTATTCCACATTAATTGCTCTGCATAAATGGATTGGCAGAATTATGGTATTTGATGTCCTGGTCCATTCTATAGCATACACTGCGTACGCATTACTAACTCACTCTTTCCTCATGTCAATGGGCGAATGGTATTTTAGGTTTGGAGTCCTGGCCACACTGGTCTTGGTGTTGTTATCATTTTGGTCGCTAGGTTATATTAGGAAAAATCATTACGAAGTCTTCCTCTACCTTCATATTTTCATGGCAGTGgcatttttcttctcctgTTGGAAACATATTCAGTCCATAGGTTGGACCAATTGGATCTATATTTCACTCGCCATAtggatttttgaaagattgattcGAATCATACGAATCTTGCATTTCGGTGTGGCTACGGCTAATATCCAACTCATAGGTAAGGATTTACTGAGAGTAACGATACCCAAGAAATCACAATTTATGAAATGGAGAGCTCTTCCCGGCCAATACGTTTTCCTACATTTTATGGACCCCATGATATTTTGGCAATCACACCCCTTCACAGTGATTGATTCCGGCGACGAGTTGGTAGTGGTCCTTAGAGCTAAAAAAGGTGCAACCAATGTAGTTTTGAAACGAGTAATAGAAGCCACTCAAAATAGCTCTGATAAGTTCTTTACTAAAATGAAGGTATGCGTAGAGGGACCTTACGGAACCACAAGTCCGCTCCACCTGTTCAATAATGTACTATTCCTCTGCGGGGGCAGTGGTTTACCTGGTCCTCTAGCCCACGCAATCGAACTAAgcaaatcattgaaacaCAAGGTTGTTATTGACATGGTCATTGCAGTACGAAGTCTCGATATCCTAGAGGCCTACATCAATGAGTTATTAGAATTACAACGATCACAGGTGCATTTGCAAATATTCGTGACACGATCGGCTCCAACGGCCCAATACGGCAGCATATCCTCCAATATTCATGAGCAAGCTGTAGTACCAAGACTTAAACCATTTGCCACGTTTCACGTAGGCAGGCCAGACTTGCAAAGTCTCATAAACAATTCACTAAGCCAAAATGGTCCTCTGGCCATACTTACTTGCGGACCTCCTGTCTTTGTAGACAAGGCAAGAGATATTACTGCCAGCACTATAGTCAAGAACCCGACCCGAGTCATCGAGTACTTTGAAGAGTATCAATGCTGGTGA
- the MTR3 gene encoding exosome non-catalytic core subunit MTR3 (similar to Saccharomyces cerevisiae MTR3 (YGR158C); ancestral locus Anc_4.63) gives MNVQDRRRLLGPANARPIAFSAEKPVVEEPEKDQDKQESISLRKGLIENSNGSSLIEVSSKDRQFSLMASVYGPRALRGSFTSMASISIQLQNGSQEKYGPTQLREVATFLTSVFNAVVNRSRYPKSGIDIFVYLTYDRDLSQSSSSNISALIPHCITGITLALADAGIEILDLASGGYHNGNVFSFIKNGDEITGFWKDEGVSNDISDSLEICRQSYIRYKSLMVSTLMQK, from the coding sequence ATGAACGTTCAAGATAGGAGAAGACTATTGGGGCCCGCAAATGCCAGACCCATTGCGTTTAGTGCAGAAAAACCAGTTGTAGAAGAACCGGAGAAAGACCAGGACAAACAGGAGAGTATTTCGCTGCGTAAAGGATTGATAGAGAATAGCAATGGATCATCTTTAATCGAGGTAAGCAGTAAAGACCGTCAGTTTTCGTTGATGGCATCCGTATATGGACCTAGAGCTCTTCGAGGTTCGTTCACATCGATGGCCTCCATATCGATACAGCTGCAAAACGGATCTCAGGAAAAGTATGGTCCAACTCAGCTGAGGGAAGTGGCAACTTTCCTGACGAGTGTGTTCAACGCTGTGGTCAACAGATCAAGATATCCAAAATCTGGAATAGACATTTTCGTTTACCTAACGTACGATCGGGATTTAAGCCAATCGAGTTCCTCAAATATATCAGCTCTTATTCCGCACTGTATCACTGGGATAACATTGGCACTGGCAGACGCTGGGATTGAGATCCTGGATTTGGCAAGTGGAGGATATCATAACGGAAATGTCTTTTCGTTCATAAAGAACGGTGATGAGATTACAGGATTCTGGAAAGATGAAGGAGTGAGTAATGATATATCAGACTCTTTGGAAATTTGCAGACAAAGCTACATTCGTTACAAGAGCCTAATGGTTAGCACCCTGATGCAGAAGTGA
- the RTS3 gene encoding Rts3p (similar to Saccharomyces cerevisiae RTS3 (YGR161C); ancestral locus Anc_4.59), with amino-acid sequence MEKEQDAMVVRLLRELEKVKEENVHLRKQLAMTHSRDNSDRELNGEEYESNYHYSLVEYPSTPNTSLVSRARRPSSMSQSLSLETPAQSMHKKRGSSVVGPSGASATILLNDERHSVTDVDPRLAVPRGWSMSDEVPKRRVEVGDGTRRLQEYRLK; translated from the coding sequence ATGGAGAAAGAGCAGGATGCTATGGTTGTAAGGTTGCTTCGAGAGTTGGAAAAGGTTAAGGAGGAGAATGTGCATTTGAGAAAGCAGTTGGCAATGACTCACTCTAGAGATAACAGTGACAGAGAGCTAAATGGAGAAGAATATGAATCAAATTACCATTATAGCCTTGTAGAGTACCCCTCCACGCCGAACACTTCTCTTGTATCGAGAGCAAGGAGACCCAGTTCCATGAGTCAATCACTATCATTAGAGACTCCTGCTCAATCGATGCATAAAAAGAGGGGATCATCTGTGGTGGGTCCAAGTGGTGCATCTGCTACGATCTTGCTGAATGATGAGAGGCACAGTGTTACAGATGTTGATCCAAGGTTGGCAGTCCCCCGTGGATGGTCAATGTCGGATGAAGTTCCCAAACGTAGGGTTGAAGTGGGTGACGGGACTAGAAGATTACAAGAATATAGGTTGAAATGA
- the RIM1 gene encoding Rim1p (similar to Saccharomyces cerevisiae RIM1 (YCR028C-A); ancestral locus Anc_1.153), with protein MFLRQQVRSLHATARRLDLSRMTIVGRVGSEFTEFTSKNDSERRYVKYSIASQPRRDGPTNWYNVTVFNEPHINFLTQYVRKGALVYVEADASQYSFEREDGSKGTSLNLVQRDFNLLRNGKMEETESEAAE; from the coding sequence ATGTTCCTCCGTCAGCAAGTTCGTTCTCTTCACGCTACTGCCAGGAGACTGGATCTATCCAGAATGACCATTGTTGGTCGTGTGGGCAGCGAATTCACCGAATTTACCTCCAAGAACGATAGCGAAAGACGTTACGTCAAGTACAGCATCGCTTCTCAACCAAGAAGAGACGGGCCAACCAACTGGTACAACGTTACAGTGTTCAATGAACCCCACATCAACTTTCTAACTCAATACGTGAGAAAAGGTGCCTTAGTGTACGTTGAAGCGGATGCTTCACAATATTcgtttgaaagagaagatgGCTCCAAGGGAACTTCGCTAAATTTGGTCCAGAGGGACTTTAACTTGCTACGTAATGGTAAAATGGAGGAAACTGAGTCTGAAGCTGCCGAGTAA